The Kocuria sp. TGY1127_2 genome includes a window with the following:
- a CDS encoding HAD family phosphatase: MTFTRRSAPLSPSTFPADWTPTTVVFDCDGVLMDTEKSWVATIARVSHDLGLDSPQILADKLTALPASTIAEALAREELPDDAPQAEIEGRGSEILSLLSDLDVQRIEQGVDLIPGAMELVRECSEVLPVGVASNSTRAILDAKLETTGFKHFLGTWVSCDDVPHGKPEPDMYVKAVKDLKGSCDRALTFEDSGPGATAAVAAGTRVVVLAEDVSASPPAHFATSSFEDPEFRQSMRTWLGAAG; encoded by the coding sequence ATGACTTTCACTCGCCGATCTGCGCCCCTGAGCCCCTCCACTTTTCCCGCCGACTGGACTCCTACCACCGTGGTTTTCGATTGCGACGGAGTCCTCATGGACACCGAGAAATCATGGGTCGCGACCATTGCCCGGGTCAGCCACGACCTCGGACTGGACAGCCCTCAAATCCTCGCCGACAAACTGACGGCCCTGCCCGCCTCGACGATCGCCGAGGCCCTAGCCCGTGAAGAGCTACCCGACGATGCGCCGCAGGCGGAGATCGAAGGCCGCGGATCGGAGATCCTGTCACTGCTGTCCGACTTGGACGTTCAACGCATCGAACAGGGAGTCGATCTCATTCCGGGTGCAATGGAGCTGGTCCGCGAGTGTTCCGAGGTGCTGCCCGTCGGAGTCGCTTCCAATTCCACGCGAGCAATTCTCGACGCCAAGCTGGAAACCACAGGGTTCAAGCATTTCCTAGGAACATGGGTTTCCTGTGACGACGTACCTCACGGCAAACCTGAACCAGATATGTACGTGAAGGCAGTGAAAGACCTCAAGGGCTCGTGCGACCGCGCACTGACATTCGAAGATTCCGGTCCAGGCGCCACGGCGGCCGTTGCGGCTGGAACCCGGGTTGTCGTCCTCGCCGAGGACGTCAGCGCTTCTCCCCCAGCGCACTTTGCGACGTCGAGCTTCGAAGACCCCGAATTCCGTCAGTCCATGCGTACTTGGCTGGGAGCTGCAGGTTAG
- a CDS encoding ABC transporter substrate-binding protein gives MVSISRGTFLKAAAASAAALALAGCSTGSNDNKDSSSSGGSSSADADAFPVTLESSFGETTIESEPKKIVGLGWINAEIVLALGVVPIGSGYVGWGENDNHSTDWFDDKVKELGGELPTRFSETDGTNFEEIAKLSPDLIVSAVGSMDQETFDKLKEIAPVVVYNKDHKDGWMVPWQDSTRTIGKALGRSSAAEDVVKKVESKLSDEAGKYGQLKDATFVASNLSVSEAQPTISVYTEGDGRVNFLQTLGMKMSDAAKSVKAETFYGTWSNERASELSSDMLYSWVDSAESIEKIKSNDVLKQIPAVAKDAAVLDYDKKQGLGMGNTPLGIEWLLDETDFVKQIADAVTNGKK, from the coding sequence ATGGTTTCCATTTCTCGTGGCACCTTCCTGAAGGCGGCTGCCGCTTCGGCTGCCGCGCTCGCTCTTGCTGGTTGCTCGACGGGTTCCAACGACAACAAGGATTCTTCGTCCTCCGGCGGGTCGTCCTCGGCCGATGCCGACGCCTTCCCGGTAACCCTTGAGTCGTCGTTCGGTGAAACCACAATCGAATCCGAGCCCAAGAAAATTGTCGGCCTTGGCTGGATCAATGCCGAGATCGTGCTCGCCTTGGGTGTAGTGCCGATCGGTTCGGGTTACGTGGGTTGGGGCGAGAACGACAACCACTCGACCGACTGGTTCGACGACAAGGTCAAGGAGCTCGGCGGCGAGTTGCCCACTCGCTTCTCGGAAACCGATGGGACCAATTTCGAAGAGATCGCCAAGCTCTCGCCGGACCTCATCGTGTCCGCGGTCGGCAGCATGGACCAGGAGACTTTCGACAAGCTCAAGGAAATCGCTCCCGTGGTTGTCTACAACAAGGACCACAAGGACGGCTGGATGGTCCCGTGGCAGGACTCGACCCGCACCATCGGGAAAGCGCTGGGGCGAAGCTCCGCCGCCGAAGACGTGGTCAAGAAGGTCGAATCCAAGTTGAGCGATGAGGCCGGCAAGTACGGACAGCTCAAGGATGCGACCTTCGTAGCGTCCAATCTTTCCGTGTCCGAGGCGCAGCCTACGATCAGCGTCTACACGGAAGGCGATGGTCGCGTGAACTTCCTGCAGACCCTCGGTATGAAGATGTCCGATGCCGCCAAGTCCGTCAAGGCGGAGACTTTCTACGGCACCTGGTCCAACGAGCGTGCATCCGAGTTGAGCTCGGACATGCTGTACTCGTGGGTCGATTCGGCCGAAAGCATTGAAAAAATCAAATCCAATGATGTCCTCAAGCAAATTCCCGCAGTAGCCAAGGACGCTGCTGTTCTGGATTACGACAAGAAGCAGGGCCTCGGTATGGGCAATACCCCGTTGGGTATCGAATGGCTCCTGGACGAGACCGATTTCGTCAAGCAGATCGCCGACGCCGTGACGAACGGCAAGAAGTAG
- a CDS encoding iron ABC transporter permease produces the protein MSTAVESLRHSTPAKERSRRGAVLVGVLALFLIAVLGSLFIGSKPVNPVSALDALLDPSSGSPESVIMSGRLSRTVIGVVIGAVLATAGAAMQGVTRNPLGDPAILGINSGATCFVVLGIALVGASGAAAYAVWALVGAAFAAVLVYAIASIGREGATPIKLALVGAAFSAGALSVTNALILQGQETLDEFRHWQIGSLSRATYGDLLTVLPLIALGLVLTVGLASSINNFALGDDMAKSLGEKVALKRFVIFVGITALCGSAVALAGPIAFLGLMIPHALRAVIGPDYRWIMPLSLFAGPVVLLWADVVGRVLLPPTEIEVGVTMAIVGVPIFIYLIRSRKAVNL, from the coding sequence ATGTCCACAGCAGTCGAATCCCTTCGACACAGTACGCCGGCCAAAGAGCGGTCCCGCAGGGGCGCGGTCCTGGTCGGCGTACTCGCCCTTTTTCTCATAGCAGTCCTGGGATCCCTGTTCATCGGCTCAAAACCCGTCAATCCGGTCTCCGCACTTGACGCTCTCCTGGATCCCAGCTCGGGATCCCCGGAATCCGTCATCATGTCCGGTCGTCTCAGCCGGACAGTCATCGGAGTCGTGATCGGAGCCGTCCTCGCGACCGCCGGCGCCGCGATGCAGGGCGTCACCCGCAACCCACTGGGCGATCCGGCGATTCTCGGTATCAATTCCGGGGCTACATGCTTCGTCGTTCTCGGAATCGCCCTCGTGGGTGCTTCGGGTGCCGCGGCCTATGCGGTGTGGGCGCTGGTCGGTGCCGCTTTTGCGGCAGTACTGGTGTATGCCATCGCAAGCATAGGTCGGGAAGGGGCGACGCCGATCAAGCTGGCCCTGGTGGGTGCGGCCTTCAGTGCGGGCGCGTTGTCGGTGACGAACGCCTTGATTCTGCAAGGACAGGAAACCCTGGACGAATTCCGGCACTGGCAGATCGGCTCCCTCTCCCGGGCGACCTACGGCGATCTACTGACGGTTCTGCCCTTGATCGCGCTCGGGCTCGTGCTGACCGTGGGCCTTGCATCCTCGATCAATAACTTTGCTTTGGGCGACGACATGGCGAAGTCCTTGGGCGAGAAAGTCGCCCTCAAAAGATTCGTCATCTTCGTGGGAATCACTGCCTTGTGCGGAAGTGCGGTTGCCCTCGCCGGGCCCATCGCGTTCCTCGGTCTGATGATTCCGCATGCTCTGCGTGCGGTGATCGGCCCCGATTACCGGTGGATCATGCCCTTGAGCTTATTCGCAGGTCCCGTCGTCCTCCTGTGGGCCGACGTCGTCGGGCGAGTCCTCCTGCCGCCCACGGAAATCGAAGTCGGCGTGACCATGGCGATCGTCGGGGTCCCGATATTCATCTACCTCATCCGTTCACGGAAGGCGGTCAACCTATGA
- a CDS encoding iron chelate uptake ABC transporter family permease subunit, with protein MSVTVKDRTEKKPEGTLAYDVSAMRRRRAARPVVAVVALAVALLGAIAVRVLLGTYTVTIPDFFSILSGKTIPGAAGAKFIVLQDKLPHAILGAFAGLAFGSAGAIFQLLLRNPLASPDIIGVNSSASLGAIVAVSLFGAAGTGMAVGGLIGAVVCVVVIFSLSIGREGMVGNRFILIGLGISVLAVALANYLLSRVNIYKAADAAIWLTGSLGSANWQRISMLGVVLVIVLPLIAIFSKNLHSLEVGDELASGLGVPVTVTRWLYVALAVALVAFAVAMTGPITFVAFVSGPIARKCVGGRHSVTASALIGATIVVLADFVAANLIPGGRLPVGVVTGIVGAPILLWLVAAAQKERS; from the coding sequence ATGAGCGTTACCGTCAAAGACCGGACCGAGAAGAAGCCAGAAGGCACCCTGGCCTACGATGTGTCTGCGATGCGACGCCGCAGAGCCGCGCGACCGGTCGTGGCCGTCGTCGCTCTCGCCGTGGCCCTGCTGGGTGCCATCGCGGTCCGGGTCCTCCTCGGTACCTATACGGTCACAATTCCTGACTTCTTCTCGATTCTTTCCGGCAAGACCATTCCGGGTGCGGCCGGTGCAAAGTTCATCGTTCTGCAAGACAAGCTTCCCCATGCGATTCTGGGGGCCTTCGCGGGGCTCGCCTTCGGCTCCGCCGGAGCAATCTTCCAACTGCTCCTCCGCAACCCTCTGGCCAGCCCGGACATTATCGGCGTGAATTCTTCCGCGAGTCTCGGGGCCATAGTCGCGGTTTCCTTGTTCGGCGCGGCCGGAACCGGGATGGCCGTAGGCGGTCTGATCGGCGCCGTGGTGTGCGTGGTCGTAATCTTCAGCCTGTCCATCGGGCGTGAAGGGATGGTCGGCAACCGTTTCATCCTGATCGGCCTCGGCATATCAGTCCTCGCGGTGGCTCTGGCCAATTACCTGCTGTCTCGCGTGAACATCTACAAAGCTGCAGATGCCGCAATCTGGCTGACCGGCTCGCTCGGGTCCGCTAATTGGCAGCGAATCTCGATGCTTGGCGTCGTCCTGGTGATCGTCCTGCCCCTGATCGCAATTTTCTCCAAGAACCTTCACTCTCTGGAGGTGGGAGACGAACTGGCTTCGGGGCTCGGTGTTCCCGTGACCGTGACCCGGTGGCTCTACGTGGCTCTGGCCGTTGCGTTGGTGGCCTTCGCGGTCGCCATGACGGGGCCGATCACCTTCGTCGCATTCGTCTCCGGGCCGATTGCCCGCAAATGCGTGGGCGGCAGACACTCCGTGACTGCTTCCGCGCTCATCGGCGCGACCATCGTTGTCCTGGCCGACTTCGTCGCCGCAAATCTGATTCCGGGCGGTCGGCTCCCCGTCGGTGTCGTGACCGGCATCGTGGGTGCGCCCATTCTGCTGTGGCTGGTCGCCGCAGCCCAGAAAGAGAGGTCCTGA
- a CDS encoding ABC transporter ATP-binding protein: MTKVRTSSSSQQLRLCAESLTLNYGGRNIVENLDFQVPAGQVTAIIGPNGCGKSTLLRGFSRLLKPAGGRVHLDSKDLSKYGSRDFARRVGLLPQHPVAPDGITVADLVSRGRYPYQGMFSKASREDDAAVAWALEATHTDQLAEIPVAELSGGQRQRVWIAMALAQETDVLLLDEPTTYLDLAHQVDLVDLVVDLNRARGTTMVLVLHELNLAARCADHLVAMKNGEIKMSGRPAEVLTRENLADVFGLDAVVSPDEGGSPVVVPTPRKELV; this comes from the coding sequence ATGACCAAAGTCCGAACTTCTTCCTCATCCCAACAGCTGCGTCTGTGCGCAGAATCGCTGACTCTCAATTACGGTGGCCGCAACATCGTTGAGAACCTGGACTTCCAGGTCCCTGCCGGTCAGGTCACCGCGATCATTGGACCCAACGGATGCGGCAAGTCCACGCTGTTGCGCGGGTTCTCTCGTTTGCTCAAGCCTGCCGGCGGTCGAGTTCACCTCGACTCCAAAGACCTGTCCAAGTACGGTTCGCGAGACTTCGCACGCCGCGTGGGGCTGCTCCCGCAGCATCCGGTGGCGCCGGACGGAATCACGGTCGCCGACCTTGTGTCCCGAGGAAGATATCCCTATCAGGGCATGTTTTCCAAAGCATCCCGAGAGGACGACGCCGCAGTCGCGTGGGCGTTGGAAGCGACGCATACCGATCAGCTCGCCGAGATTCCCGTGGCGGAGCTCTCGGGCGGGCAACGTCAACGCGTGTGGATTGCGATGGCTCTGGCCCAGGAAACCGATGTCCTCCTCCTCGACGAGCCGACCACGTACCTCGACCTCGCTCACCAGGTGGACCTGGTTGACCTCGTCGTGGACCTCAATCGCGCGAGGGGAACCACGATGGTTCTGGTCCTTCACGAGCTGAACTTGGCAGCGCGTTGTGCAGACCACCTTGTGGCCATGAAGAACGGCGAGATCAAGATGTCGGGTCGGCCGGCTGAGGTCTTGACTCGAGAAAATTTGGCCGATGTCTTCGGCCTCGATGCAGTCGTTAGCCCGGATGAGGGTGGGTCACCCGTCGTCGTACCGACCCCCAGAAAGGAACTGGTATGA
- a CDS encoding siderophore-interacting protein, whose translation MSNIPMELFEAEVTGTERLSRDFVRIRLASEQLTRLAAPAGDGSGQVLDSYLKLFIPHPELSGPVRLDLNDTWRKDWFAADPKERGGWIRTYTLRDSRTWTSPAGSQGVEIDVDFVLHPAEGKSEDSDQPSEMGPGATWASRAKVGDSLSFIGPSREGQLWSMWKPEQADTVIVCADETAVPAAMSVLRTLPQGAHARFLLEVPEGNAELDRHAQPLIEEARRHGDVELHWLERREGMVRGKLTLQALREALGIEPHEDDADSPLGVKVAADEIVWKTTEDPGSTYVYLAGEASVVRAARRVCVNEANIEKSSISFMGYWKAGHAES comes from the coding sequence ATGAGCAACATCCCCATGGAACTCTTCGAAGCCGAGGTCACGGGGACGGAACGCCTGAGCCGTGACTTCGTACGAATCCGGCTCGCATCCGAACAGCTGACCAGGTTGGCTGCCCCGGCGGGAGACGGGAGCGGTCAGGTCCTCGATTCCTATCTGAAGCTCTTCATTCCGCATCCTGAGCTCTCGGGCCCCGTGCGCTTGGATCTCAACGACACCTGGCGGAAGGACTGGTTCGCCGCGGATCCCAAGGAACGCGGCGGTTGGATCCGTACCTACACCCTTCGGGATTCCCGGACCTGGACATCTCCTGCTGGAAGCCAGGGAGTCGAAATCGATGTCGATTTCGTCCTGCATCCTGCGGAGGGAAAATCCGAAGACAGTGACCAGCCGTCCGAGATGGGGCCCGGCGCGACCTGGGCTTCCCGGGCGAAGGTCGGCGACAGTTTGAGCTTTATCGGCCCGTCCCGTGAAGGGCAGCTCTGGTCGATGTGGAAGCCCGAGCAGGCCGATACGGTCATCGTTTGCGCCGACGAAACTGCTGTTCCCGCCGCTATGTCGGTCCTGCGCACCTTGCCGCAGGGGGCTCATGCCCGATTCCTGTTGGAGGTCCCCGAGGGCAACGCTGAACTGGACCGCCATGCACAGCCGTTGATCGAGGAAGCCCGTCGGCACGGCGACGTCGAACTCCACTGGCTCGAACGCCGAGAAGGCATGGTCCGAGGCAAACTCACACTTCAGGCATTGCGCGAGGCGCTGGGCATCGAACCGCACGAGGATGACGCGGACAGCCCTCTCGGGGTCAAAGTTGCCGCGGATGAAATCGTGTGGAAGACCACTGAGGACCCGGGCAGCACGTACGTTTACCTGGCGGGTGAGGCCTCCGTGGTTCGTGCAGCGCGCCGAGTGTGTGTTAACGAAGCCAATATCGAGAAGTCGAGCATTTCCTTTATGGGCTACTGGAAAGCAGGCCACGCGGAGTCCTAG
- a CDS encoding SGNH/GDSL hydrolase family protein, which translates to MSTVADAESEDRAEREPIRFVALGDSFTEGVGDDDPTRPNGVRGWADRVAEQLTLRFPRTTYANLAIRGRTMGPILDEQIEAALALEPTLVSIYGGGNDILRPNVDVDELMVGYEDAISRLRSSGAHVLTFTGFDAKNFYGVFKGTRGRAAIYNELLREIVDRHGVILVDFWRMSKEFSDARYWAPDRLHMNTRGHRKLAGKVLEALDVTPAVDLGLEPLPQMRRVSRVQTTRANVDWVREFALPWVGRRLRGTSSGDLLSPKYPELQSMTVTEPRVDEAAESGD; encoded by the coding sequence ATGTCCACAGTCGCCGATGCGGAATCGGAAGATCGCGCAGAGCGGGAGCCCATCCGATTTGTGGCCCTCGGGGATTCCTTCACGGAAGGAGTGGGGGACGACGACCCCACGCGCCCGAATGGAGTCCGCGGGTGGGCCGACCGTGTTGCGGAGCAGCTGACGCTCCGTTTCCCTCGGACGACGTACGCGAATTTGGCGATTCGCGGCCGAACCATGGGGCCGATTCTTGATGAGCAGATCGAGGCGGCATTGGCTCTGGAGCCGACGCTCGTAAGCATTTACGGCGGCGGAAACGACATTCTGCGGCCCAACGTGGACGTGGACGAGCTGATGGTCGGCTATGAGGATGCGATCTCGCGTCTGCGGTCGAGCGGGGCTCACGTTCTGACCTTTACCGGATTCGATGCGAAGAATTTCTACGGTGTCTTCAAGGGAACCCGGGGTCGCGCGGCGATCTACAACGAACTCCTGCGGGAAATCGTTGATCGTCACGGAGTGATCTTGGTCGATTTCTGGCGCATGAGCAAAGAATTCTCGGATGCTCGCTACTGGGCACCGGACCGTTTGCATATGAATACCCGGGGCCACCGAAAGCTTGCGGGCAAGGTCCTTGAAGCGCTGGACGTGACCCCGGCGGTGGATCTCGGTTTGGAGCCTCTGCCGCAAATGCGTCGTGTTTCACGCGTGCAAACGACCCGTGCCAATGTCGATTGGGTGCGCGAATTCGCGTTGCCGTGGGTCGGGCGTAGACTGAGAGGGACCTCATCAGGCGATTTACTGTCACCGAAATACCCCGAGCTTCAAAGTATGACGGTGACGGAGCCTAGGGTTGATGAGGCGGCCGAATCCGGTGATTAA
- the rpmB gene encoding 50S ribosomal protein L28 yields the protein MAAVCQVTGAVPGFGHSISHSHRRTKRRFDPNIQKKRYWVPSLRRNVTLNVSAKGIKVIDSRGIDAVVADILARGEKI from the coding sequence ATGGCAGCCGTCTGCCAGGTGACCGGAGCTGTTCCCGGCTTTGGACACAGCATTTCGCACTCGCACCGCCGCACCAAGCGCCGGTTCGATCCGAACATTCAGAAGAAGCGCTACTGGGTCCCGTCCCTTCGCCGCAATGTCACGCTGAACGTGTCCGCCAAGGGCATCAAGGTTATTGACAGCCGCGGTATCGACGCGGTCGTAGCCGACATCCTTGCACGCGGGGAGAAGATTTAA
- the rpmG gene encoding 50S ribosomal protein L33 has product MASNTKDVRPIIKLKSTAGTGYTYVTRKNRRNNPDRLVMKKYDPVVRKHVDFREER; this is encoded by the coding sequence ATGGCATCGAATACCAAGGACGTTCGTCCGATCATCAAGCTGAAGTCCACTGCCGGCACCGGTTACACCTACGTAACCCGCAAGAACCGCCGCAATAACCCGGACCGCCTGGTCATGAAGAAGTACGACCCGGTTGTCCGCAAGCACGTTGATTTCCGAGAGGAGCGCTAA
- the rpsN gene encoding 30S ribosomal protein S14 codes for MAKKSKIARNEQRKVIVERYAEKRAALKKTLVDENASPEEREEARLGLQKLPRNASPIRIRNRDQIDGRPRGTFQKFGISRVRFRQMAHRGELPGITKSSW; via the coding sequence ATGGCCAAGAAGTCCAAGATCGCTCGTAACGAGCAGCGCAAGGTCATCGTTGAGCGCTACGCGGAGAAGCGTGCTGCCCTCAAGAAGACCCTTGTAGATGAGAACGCATCCCCGGAGGAGCGCGAAGAGGCCCGGTTGGGCTTGCAGAAGCTTCCCCGCAATGCTTCTCCTATCCGTATCCGTAACCGCGACCAGATCGACGGTCGTCCGCGCGGTACCTTCCAGAAGTTTGGGATTTCCCGTGTTCGCTTCCGCCAAATGGCGCACCGAGGCGAATTGCCGGGAATTACCAAGTCAAGCTGGTAA
- a CDS encoding HU family DNA-binding protein gives MAKNRSELVSEVAEKSGMSQAAVNGVLDAVFQVFESSVSKGEKITIPGWLSVERTDRAARTGRNPQTGEAIKIPAGHGVKLSAGSKLKAAVAKK, from the coding sequence ATGGCTAAGAACCGTAGCGAACTCGTTTCAGAGGTTGCCGAGAAGTCGGGCATGAGTCAGGCCGCCGTCAATGGCGTTCTGGATGCTGTCTTCCAGGTTTTCGAATCCTCGGTTTCCAAGGGCGAGAAGATCACCATCCCCGGCTGGTTGTCGGTGGAGCGCACCGATCGTGCAGCACGCACCGGTCGTAACCCGCAGACCGGCGAGGCCATCAAGATCCCCGCTGGTCATGGCGTCAAGTTGAGCGCTGGTTCCAAGCTCAAAGCAGCTGTTGCCAAGAAGTAG
- a CDS encoding copper resistance CopC family protein, producing MALTMTRTKNLENSTMRRRIAAVPATIALVIVALFMSGTAAQAHDQLVQTDPAQDDKVSAAPDHVTLTFSGNITKVHNGNKVIVTDSEGNTVSTGDATVEGKEVTQKVSSDAKDETYKVAWRVVSEDGHPIEGAFNFTVGQGGSGDQASATNEASAAPSDDSSSAGANDSDEKEQGSGLPVWVSAVIGAVIALAVLAVVVLLIARVRAKKNDERR from the coding sequence ATGGCCCTGACAATGACAAGAACTAAAAACCTTGAAAACTCGACGATGCGACGTCGCATCGCAGCCGTGCCAGCGACAATTGCGCTGGTGATCGTGGCACTTTTCATGAGCGGTACGGCGGCTCAAGCGCACGACCAACTCGTGCAGACGGATCCGGCTCAGGACGACAAAGTCAGCGCTGCCCCTGACCACGTCACATTGACCTTCTCCGGAAACATCACCAAAGTTCACAACGGCAACAAGGTCATCGTGACGGACTCCGAGGGCAATACCGTGAGCACCGGTGATGCAACCGTCGAGGGCAAAGAAGTGACCCAGAAGGTCTCCTCGGATGCCAAGGACGAAACCTACAAAGTAGCTTGGCGGGTTGTTTCCGAAGACGGCCACCCGATCGAAGGGGCTTTCAACTTCACCGTGGGCCAGGGCGGTTCAGGGGACCAGGCATCGGCAACCAATGAAGCCTCAGCCGCTCCGAGCGATGATTCCTCTTCCGCCGGTGCGAATGACTCGGACGAGAAGGAGCAGGGTTCAGGTCTGCCCGTATGGGTGAGCGCCGTCATCGGTGCTGTCATCGCTCTAGCGGTTCTGGCCGTCGTTGTGCTGCTCATCGCGCGGGTTCGCGCCAAGAAGAACGACGAAAGGCGCTGA
- a CDS encoding copper chaperone PCu(A)C: MKKTRFVLVPAALAVSTLLALTGCGGSQEASHDSSSKASASSGANSSDSGLAVKDPWAKAADSGMTAVFGTLTNTSDHEVKVTQAETQASDMAQLHETVTDSKTGASSMQEKKDGFTIKPGESLDLKPGGNHIMLMDLKCSMLAGDSLKVTLKTSDDKSLVVDAPIRDYSGAKENYDPSEESGSSSEQTSDHDMSDHSGHDMNDHSGHDMSSMSPSSSKLPSCSS; this comes from the coding sequence ATGAAAAAAACTCGTTTTGTTCTTGTCCCCGCCGCCCTCGCTGTGAGTACTCTTCTTGCGTTGACCGGTTGCGGTGGGTCCCAGGAAGCAAGTCATGACAGCTCTTCCAAGGCCTCGGCTTCCTCCGGAGCGAATTCCTCGGACTCAGGCCTTGCCGTCAAGGACCCGTGGGCCAAAGCGGCAGATTCGGGCATGACTGCAGTATTCGGAACGCTGACCAACACATCGGATCACGAGGTCAAAGTGACCCAGGCGGAAACTCAGGCCTCTGACATGGCGCAGTTGCACGAGACAGTGACCGACAGCAAAACCGGCGCTTCGTCAATGCAAGAGAAAAAGGACGGATTCACGATCAAACCTGGTGAATCGCTTGACCTCAAGCCGGGCGGAAACCACATTATGCTGATGGACTTGAAGTGCTCGATGTTGGCCGGTGACAGCCTCAAGGTCACACTGAAGACCTCGGACGACAAGTCCCTTGTTGTCGACGCGCCGATCCGGGACTACTCGGGGGCCAAGGAGAACTACGATCCGTCCGAAGAATCCGGTTCGTCTTCGGAACAGACCTCCGATCACGACATGAGCGATCATTCTGGACACGACATGAACGATCACTCCGGTCACGACATGTCGTCCATGAGCCCGAGCTCGAGCAAGCTTCCCAGCTGCTCGTCGTAA